CAAGTGCGGCTCAGACTATAACTTAAGTCACCACTAATGCTACGGGCAGGCTTTCTCTCGCCAGTTGTACTACCTCCTAGGTCAGTAGAAGAAATCACTGCTCTGTAAGAAACGCTGATAACTACGCTCAGACTATAACTCACGGTACTCACCACTAGTGCCGGCTACAGGCAGGCTTTCACTCACcagttatactatctcctgggtTGAAGAAATCACCACTCTGTAAGAAGCGCTGATGCTGTCCACACTTCAATTCGCACTTTATTCACCGTCTAAACATCACGTacttattagaatgttttcagtatgcatatcctctattcctttctatGGTGACAGTAAGCCACCATGTCCTGCATAGCTATCATATTACTACCTGTCATTCAAACAGAACTTTTCTCAGAAACATTTTCAACACTGGTCTTCTAGCTACATGGTGGAATTCCATTCCTGCTAGCATATTTCAGAATATCAATGCCTGAATTTAGTGGCAGCCTCTATACTCACCTTTTTCAAGAAACTTAATATATCTGTTGTTTGTTTTGTATTTATTTTTCTTGTTCTATTGTGTGTTTTTTGTGTGCAGTGTAGCCCGTTGTTGATTTTGTATTACATATAGTTACTGTttaatttgctgtatacatTTCAGTACGTAATAGCAGCCTTTGGCTGGGTACTTGAAGTTTAAACAGATCAATCAATCAACTGATCATTCAAACCAACccacaatcaagacacacggtagtgtgtcgtgcggcccaagaagccggcgcgccacaccgtgagtatattgacaggaagaacgaaaacgtcattttcacacctttgtatctcggtgatcacttatctgattggaaccaaatttgctgcacagttgcccgccagccaagggagtctacattccaaatttgaaggaaatggctccagccatttccgagatacgagctgccaaagtttcgtttttttttcttcgtttttttttttcttcttcttcgtcttttcgcacacttgcaaaaattgctataacaagcaaacgcgtactccgatcgccttgaaatttggcacacagaaagggagtccaaaggcgaatcctagcatcaactttggtacaaatccgatgaatggttcaggagttatgaccgattattcgcgtaaaacaagatcgatttgttgtcacgcctacagggtaaaccgcttcatggaatgagttgaaaattgctatgtagatggagtaatcatcgtaggagtgccttttggtggtttgaaaggaatcgagataaagaccacggagatatgacacaaaacccaacctgtgtcacaattacgcgatcgatttttatgaataaaaaagtattagttttcacgcctactaggcaaaccgcttagagcaatgagctgaaaatcggtgtatagctggaataatcttcatagaaagtccttgcagtagtacagaagaatcggattacaaaccactgagttatgattcgaaagccaactccgtgtagcaaatgcgagatcgagatactctaatagaacagtcaccctaatagagcattcagctaatttatttactccattatagaattttattgcatcacaagttattctgtagggagttcagctgcaaacagttaatcttacagacagttcagcaagaagacagtcaccatgtggagagttaagcaaatataccactatagagattcagaacattacaagtcacactgaagaaagttcagctataaacaagtcatgcactgttaagagaattcagctacaattaagtcactctctagagaattcagttacacagaattctgctacacacaagtcactgtggagagagttcagctacaaacaaattaccctttagagtgatcagctacaaacaaaacactttgcagggtgttcaattgcaacaaatcaattacctttagagcgatcagcaatgaacaaatgaatacaaatctacctgtagaagagatcagctagaaacaaatcaccctgaagagagttcagctacaaacaaatcaacctgtagagagatcagctagaaactagacacgatgtaaggagttcagctacaagtaaatcaccctgtagagagttcagctaaaacaaatcaacctgcagagagatcagctacaaacaaatcaccttatagagagttcagctacaaacagattacctgtagagagatcggctacaaacaaatcaacctgcagagagatcagctatatacacacaaatcaacttgtagagagatcagctacaaacaaatcaccctgtagagagatcagctagaaactacacacaatgtaaggagttcagctacaaacaaatcaccctgtagagagatcagctacaaactagacacaaagtaaggagttcagctacaagcaaattaccctgtagagagttcatctacaaacaaatcaacctgtagagcaatcagctagaaacaaatcaccctgaagagaggtcagctacaaaaaatcaccctgtagagagatcagctagaaacaaatcaccctgaagagaggtcagctacaaaaaaatcacactgtagatcgttcagctacaaacaaatcaccctgtagagagatcagctagaagaagttaccttgtagagagttcagcaacaaagaaaccaccatgtagagagttcagctgcaaagaaatcaccctgtataaaattatgccacgaacaaattgccctgtagaaagatcagttagaagaagttaccttgtagatagttcagctacaaacaaatcaccatgtagagagatcagctagaagaagttaacttgtagagagttcagctacaaagaaaccatcatttagagagttcagcttcaaacaaatcacctgtagagagttcagctacaaacaaatctccctgtagagagatcagctagaagaagttacctggtagatcgttcagctaagaacaaatcatcctgtagagagatcagctagaagaagttaccttgtagatagttcagctacaaacaaatcaccctgtagagagatcagttagaagaaattaccttgtagagtgttcagctacaaagaaaccatcatgtaaagagttcagctgcaaagaaatcaccctgtagaaaattctgccagaaacaaattgccctgtagaaagatcagttagaagaagttaccttttagagagttcagctacaaagaaaccacctgtacagaattcagctacaaacaaatcacctgtacagaattcagctacaaacaaatcacctgtagagagttcagctacaaacaaatctccctgtagagagatcagctagaagaagttactttgtagatagttcagctacaaacaaatcaccctgtagaaagatcagttagaagaagttactttgtagagagttcagctacaaagaaaccattctgtaaagagctcagctgcaaacaaatcacctgtaaagaattcagctacaaacaaatcaccctgtagagagatcagctagaagaagttaccttgtagatagttcagctacaaaaaatctccctgtaaagagtttagctagaagaaattaccttgtagagagttcagctacaaagaaactatcatgtagagagttcagctgcaaagaaatcaccactgtccaaatttcaaggcaatagctctttccaatctgaagttatcaattgtcaaagttggcaaattggatgtgtgtggaagatcccttttcacaaatccgatcacatatgtattatatatatataatttgtacatttactgataaaatatttaaagtacatctacttcatcttttcgtcttcctgtagtaaagaaaaaaaacataggttaaaaaagtcccaaagctggccataggccggctttggggtatacaaatacaaaaagaaatgaaatctaatccaaaacagccaagctgtaaaaaaagtgtgcgcccctcagaaaggctatggtgaaaaaagatgtgaaatccaaggtggcggccaagaaatggctgtgatggtaggttaatggtaaaaattttaataatgacaattcaggtaaatttggcacaaaatttacctgaattgtcattattaaaatttttaccattaacctaccatcacagccatttcttggccgccaccttggatttcacatcttttttcaccatagcctttctgagggccgcacactttttttacagcttggctgttttggattagatataacaTATCATGATGAAATTTAACCAGGTGTCtcattatcaccctgaaaaaACTTAAGGTGTCAGAATAACTTTGATATTCGAACTATACCAGCAGCTAGGTATCTATAAAATTAGATTGTAGTGAAGTAAATTGCAACTTCCATTTGTAAGGGAGAATTTAAGTGTATAGTGAGCAGTTGACAGCATGGCAGAGTGGTAAATGGTTTAGACGTATACGTGTGGATTGAACACTGAACTCTTTCTCTGATATTTCCATGCACTGTTTTActtcttggtgactgttctgttaaagtatctcaatcatgcttgattcacatgtttggtttttgctttatatctccttagctaatactctcagtactttcaatcACAAAAGGTCCATACTGCAATTATCAGCCTAGCTGCATACCAATTTAGCCTGCAGGTACGTATGACAAAAATGTCACATTTGTAATTTTTGATAATCACTTGTAACTCTGTACCACTTTTACCTATCAGTACACAAATTAGAAAATAAATGTACTAAAATGAACTATGTATACCCTCCAAATCTGAAATGaatccaggaaatttttgtagGTGgtgcaaaaataataataaacggAAGAAAACTACGAAGACAATAAGACAAACTTTAAAGGTACATACCACAAAAATGGTTTTAACCCAAATTAGATGTCCCACCTCGAGGGATGTTTCACAAAAAAATGGACCATTTCTGTTTAGCCGTTACTGAGGTACGAATATGTGTAAATCACCTTTACTTGGTTCCTGTAACTTGTCTGTCATGCGCCCAGATGAATTGGcttttcttggccgcatgacactaTTGTGTGTTTTAATGGTGTGGATTACTCGTAAAACTGTTACTACCCTTATTCAAATCAAAATGAATTAAGTAACGTCACTAGCAAAATGACAGTTAGCAATTTTCTTTGTGATTCAGCTGTGAAAGATATTATGTttaaaaattcaaaaataatgcaaatttgctgtttaaaaaattattgTACAATACAGTTCATGTATATAAAAATGTCACATATGTTTAGTTGCATGATGATACATATATTGCTGCACATTTTAAGGTTGCTCCAGAAACATGACTCTAGATAATCACAGATGTATCATAGTTTGGCTTGATGGCTTTCACCTTTGGCTGCTTACATACCTGTAGGTGTAGGATTAATTGTATATCTAGTACAACATTTGCTTACTAGTTCAAGAGCTTTTGTGTTCATTGTCACAATTATTGTAATTGATTTTCCCCTTCTTGTTGCATAGTGATATGTAAAGGATAGAGATTCATCATTCAATTTCTCTATCTCTACTCTACTGATGATGTTGTACAGATCAGTGTCAGATGCTCTGGACTTGAGAACAATAGAGTAATTTTCACCAGTATATGGCTCAGTAAGAATGAGTTTGGAACAGTTGACAGTATCTTCCTCTGTGACATTACTTGAATCCCGATAAGTACGCTCTGGTACTATTGGGTATTCTGGTATGATTGACTCTACTCTGCTGTCCATGCATACCTACatcaatatacagtacataaattTAACACACctggttatatatatatatatatataatatatatatatatatatattctctTACAAGTGTAAAATTTACTTACCAGTTCAAGAGCTTTTGTGTTCATTGTCACATTTATTGTAATTGATTGTCCCCTTCTTGTTGCATAGTGATATGTAAAGGATAGAGATTCATCATTCAGTTTCTCTATCTCTACTCTACTGATGATGTTGTACAGATCAGTGTCAGATGCTCTGGGCTTGAGAACAATAGAGTAGTCTTCACCAGTGTATGGCTCAGTAAGAATGAGTTTGGAGCAGTCAACAGTATCTTTCTCTGTGACATCACCAGAACCTTCAGTAAGCTCTGGTATCATTGGATATTCTGGTACGATCGACTCTACTCTGCTGTCCATACACACCTACATCAATATATAATACACCATTCATTATGGTTTATTGCGTATATGTTGCACATAAAAAGCTTACCAGAAATAACGCTTGCTTTGAAAGGGTTCCTTGCAATCCTACATTTTCAAGCAGCTCTAGTTGGCTCTTCACTGTGGTGTCAAATGCATTGACTGCATTCATTTCCCGAGACCGCTGGTACATATCTACTATTTCCTTCACATATTCAGCATCCTGGTAGCTGTTGGGGTCTTTCAGTATCACCAGGTATCTGTCTTGATTGTCCTTTCCTTGATTGACATCTTTGATCTTATCACAGGTGAGTAGTGGTGCCCCTGATACAATCCCCAAGATGACTGTGAAAGTGATTGCAAGGATCAAATGATTCATCTTCTTGAGAGAATAAGATATCGGATCTGCTTCTTGTTTGCTGCTCTTCTGATTTAGCTATTACTCACTTGGAAGTATGCTGATTTTATACTGCTGGTTTGCAGCCATAAAATGCAATTCcaggttaaaaaaaaaactttatgACCAATGTTATAACATTACTGATTAGTGTGGTTATATGGTCTGAAATTCAGTATCCTGTGTGCTAGTCTGTTGTGTACCACAATCACTTAAAAACCTTAATGTCCCTATTCTGTATGTACGTACCAGTACGTAAGTAATTTATAATCTAGTGAAGTTTAAATATTTATTTGGAATAGGTAGCTGATGGACAGCACACTTGACTTGTCCAATAGACCTTGGTTGTGGGTATGTATATAAGTACTGTATGCACAATACCTACAAAAGGTCAGGCAATGAAATTTACCAATGGTATGCATTGTTTTAATATTTGTTGCAGTGTATTTCTTCAATTGGCAAGTGAATTGTGTTTAGTGTAAATGTGCTGTTTGTATCAGCAACTGGAGGAGTGAGAAACCAAGGCAGTAGCCTCCCTATTTTTTGCAGCCAAATCATGATATGTTCTCAAAATTAACTTTGCAAAACACATACTATCTGGCAAATTTCAAAAAAAAGATTATGCGACCTACGTGCCTGTCACAGGGTTACCAGAAGCCAAGGGCAGACAATAGAAAACAGATAGTAACATGATTAGTGTTCTAGATCTTTAAGTCTCTATTAGACATTTTTGGTCATATTTTATTTATCTCAGTGCAGACCCTGTGCCAAGCTACAACGGCATTACTTGTGAGGTTAGGTGAAGAACACAGACAAGGTATCACTTCTAGTTATCTGTTGGTTAAACTTTTAGAATGCATAAATATAGTATAGCTATATCCCTACAGCATGGCTATAACATTAATTTTCTGCTAATTTGTATACCTTGTGCAGTAGACTGTAAGAATTTGAATTTAGAAGATGGTTCAATTTAACATGCTCACAAGTCATAATAAAGGGGTGGGTGGTAATGCATTAGGGCTTATACTGTTGGTGAGTTAGAATGAAACTATAATATAGCATTAATTCTTTGGTAAGTACAGTTCATAAATCATGCATGTTGTTCATGGAAAATCTATAACTAACCTCTTCCTTTCATGAGAAGAACATTATAATCATATTATGCTTTTCCTGGTGTACCATATCACAACTTCCTCCCATGAATGTCATCATACTAATcattgaaaagtgaagttatTTCCCTACCTATGTGACATACAGACCATTTCAAGTGACCATTACTACACATCCTGTACAATGGGACTTTTTCATGGAATATCAAGGAATTGCTTTCCTTAACGTATCTCAAAACAAATCTAAAAGAATTATTCAGGAAACATAGAACTGTATGAATAGTATTATAATACTGCTGACCATTCAAATTCCCCAAGTTGTTGTGTATCAACTGGTGTGCATAGAGGCCTTATTGTACTCCATATTACATGTTTCGTGTCCTCCAGACTTGAAATGTCATTGCTGTGAACCTCACAGTAAGTGAAGACAGCTCTTACACATCATGGAttaatttttgtagctgactaaCACCTACAAAATATTTGAAAGGAAAGCATAGATGCCCCAGTTTTCAAATT
The Dysidea avara chromosome 7, odDysAvar1.4, whole genome shotgun sequence genome window above contains:
- the LOC136260837 gene encoding uncharacterized protein, coding for MNHLILAITFTVILGIVSGAPLLTCDKIKDVNQGKDNQDRYLVILKDPNSYQDAEYVKEIVDMYQRSREMNAVNAFDTTVKSQLELLENVGLQGTLSKQALFLVCMDSRVESIVPEYPMIPELTEGSGDVTEKDTVDCSKLILTEPYTGEDYSIVLKPRASDTDLYNIISRVEIEKLNDESLSFTYHYATRRGQSITINVTMNTKALELVCMDSRVESIIPEYPIVPERTYRDSSNVTEEDTVNCSKLILTEPYTGENYSIVLKSRASDTDLYNIISRVEIEKLNDESLSFTYHYATRRGKSITIIVTMNTKALELVCKQPKVKAIKPNYDTSVII